In one window of Fictibacillus phosphorivorans DNA:
- the argC gene encoding N-acetyl-gamma-glutamyl-phosphate reductase: MRAGIIGVTGYGGMELFRLLSAHTEITEVLLYSSSRAGKELSEEIQHLSHVQDQELRSMKELPSDGLDIVFSSAPSGISTEILPSLVDENLKIIDLAGDYRIKDADTYRAWYKKEPPPQTLVNDAVYGLTEWKREEVQNGKLIANPGCFPTAALIGILPLLKEKVIHPASLVIDAKSGISGAGATPGKGTHFTQANDSLSIYKIHQHQHTPEIEQTIQTCTGSETKITFHTHLVPMTRGIMTTMYAELTDSVTSESIKEIFDSYYDSEYFVRVHREKANLFTKQVYGSNFCDVTFAVDERTNRITVVSCIDNLLKGAAGQAVQNMNVMFGMEETKGLEASPMFP, translated from the coding sequence ATGAGAGCAGGAATTATTGGTGTGACCGGATATGGCGGTATGGAACTCTTCCGGCTGCTATCTGCACATACAGAGATAACCGAAGTTCTTCTCTATTCATCCTCTAGAGCAGGTAAAGAGCTTTCTGAAGAAATTCAGCATCTCTCTCATGTTCAAGATCAGGAGCTGAGGTCAATGAAAGAACTGCCCAGTGATGGATTAGATATCGTGTTTTCCTCTGCACCGAGTGGGATTTCAACGGAGATCCTTCCTTCGCTCGTTGATGAGAATTTGAAGATCATCGATCTAGCAGGAGACTATAGAATAAAAGATGCTGACACCTATCGAGCGTGGTACAAAAAAGAACCTCCTCCACAAACCCTCGTGAATGATGCGGTCTACGGATTAACAGAATGGAAGAGAGAAGAGGTACAAAACGGGAAGCTGATCGCGAACCCTGGATGTTTTCCTACCGCAGCACTTATAGGCATTCTGCCATTATTAAAAGAAAAGGTGATCCATCCAGCTTCTCTTGTGATTGATGCAAAGAGCGGAATCTCTGGAGCGGGTGCCACGCCAGGCAAAGGGACTCACTTTACACAAGCGAACGACAGTTTAAGCATTTACAAAATCCATCAACATCAACACACTCCTGAGATCGAGCAAACGATTCAGACGTGTACGGGTTCAGAAACGAAAATCACATTTCATACCCATCTCGTTCCGATGACAAGGGGAATCATGACTACGATGTATGCAGAGCTCACAGATTCAGTTACCTCTGAATCCATTAAAGAAATCTTTGACTCTTATTATGACAGCGAATATTTCGTTAGAGTTCATAGGGAAAAAGCTAATCTGTTTACAAAGCAAGTCTATGGATCCAATTTTTGCGATGTAACGTTTGCCGTCGATGAGCGAACAAATCGAATTACAGTGGTCTCTTGTATTGACAATCTATTAAAAGGAGCGGCAGGTCAAGCGGTTCAAAATATGAATGTGATGTTCGGAATGGAAGAAACGAAGGGATTAGAAGCTTCACCAATGTTCCCTTAA